The Plasmodium vivax scf_4882 genomic scaffold, whole genome shotgun sequence region TTCtcaaaattatataacatatattatgatatataGTAATACATTATATGATATGAGCCTAAATAAGTAATTATAttctaataaaaatttatacattatttaatattattttttcataatacaATGCCTGAAGAAACTAGTGATACGgtaactttaattttttgtgttatatataaatatattataacaatttattcaatataattttaattaatagttaacaaaaaatatatttcataaaaattccttgtaatatatttatgcattttaatttttctaattcaTTTTAGTATTATAACTATGATGAttacattcattttaaatCAAAATTCGAAGATCAGGACAGTGTTTCAATTGAtattgaaattataaaaagaaattcggTTATTGATACTATAAACGAACATGTACGAGATGCCCTTACACATCAATGCCATAAACtaaaagaatttttattatatattgatagtaatgataaaaataatctcACTAAGTGCTGTAGTTATATTAATTACCATCTTACTAATAAAATTCAAGGCTCtgtatataaacaaaaagaagatacatttgcacatttcaAGAAGTTTTTGCAGTATGATCCCGAACTTAAGAGTAATGTATGTACATCCCAAATGAAATACTTGGACGatggaatatataaaaaaatgaagctaTTGTATAACCTTTATGATAGCTATGAAGttcttaattataaaattgattcaaaaaatgatacacatttttgcacagaatttaatgatttatttaCAGATTACAGTAAAATTATAGACGCATATAAAATATCTGatagtaaatttttatttatggagttaaaaaatattaaatgtttaattgaaaagaataaattaatGTCTAAAagaaattgtgaaaaaaagatATCAGATTTAACCTTACCCAAAGAAGGGGACGGAGATTTTCTGAAACCCTGCAAAGAAATCGATGAAGGAGAACAACCAAAAAATAGAGTATCAGAACAAGTAATCACTGGAGTATCAGGACAAGAAGGCACTGAACCATTAGCACAACATAAGACTGATAGAGCTCCAGAAGAAATAACTGGAGAATTAGCAGAACAAGGAAAAAGACTTATAGTAAATGGAAGAGAAGAATTATCCTCTGAAATGCATCCCAGTTCATCAGGTACTTATCCAGATGTAGGCTTTCAGGAAATGAGAAGTATGGAAGCTCCTCCAGAAGATTCTCCCCCTACTGTAACATCCAAAACTATAGCTACTACTGCCTCAGTTGCAGCAATATTTGTTCCATCTTATCTGATGTACAAAGTAAATATGATCATGATTGAAAAATTGAATGTAACAGcatacatttaattatacgtgttcatttttaaataaaactcccaaatatatacacaaattttatacattttattcatCAGTTTACACCTACTAGGtctttaataaataaattactaggaaggaaaacaaatataggatacaataatataagaGAGTCAGATTTAATGGATAATTTTCCCCATActgaacattttaattacgagagaaataaatataatatatcgtATCGACCTGCATAATagtcttttttaaaatacactGAGTTATGTATAAATTTCTGAACATTGATAAATGTCATTCAGCTCATAAagttatgataaaaaaataggttatattttctgaaaattttaatgataaaGTAGAAacgaatatatttattatataataagtaGTTCtgtattaatataatcaatattaaataataatataattttttaacaaaattaaaacagtaaatatatatattaattgatGATAATACTATACTAAATatcatttatgttatttcAAACgcatattcataaaatataagttaTTATATCTGGGACATTATAAAtgaagatatatttttatcaattaaaataaatttaaaaatataaaaaacaaaatttgttGAATGGTTCATCCTATTTCTTATAagataacataaaattaaaaaaaaatatatatatttaataataaagatGCAAATGCATCACCATTTAGAACAATAAACAAAGAATTCCTATTGcataatatacaaaaaacGATATGCCATTTCTTTGAGTATTTCATAAATATTAGTAtgatatatatcattatgtaatatatataatataacaaaCACAATGTATTATAccattacattatatatatttttattattacagTAAATATTAATGGTTAGAAACTGTAGATTGAAatacaaatgtaaaaaaacaattaatgAAATATCATTATAGTAttagattaattttttaagtgttATCAATTTATAGTGcgtagaaatatatatttatcttactaaaaggaaaagaataaGAATTTTTCATGTGCATGaattttgtaatatttttatttatataattttataatataataaaagataatgttaaaatatttcatatatttatatcaaaTACATATGGAAGATTGGAACACTGTTTATTTATTCGGTTTCCcataatgttaaaaatttcactAGCTTATTGTATCTTATGAAATATTCAtcatagaaaaatatttttttctaaatattaCTTATAATCTTGACTGCATTGCATAGTgtcattaaataaaacataatatattgcTAATTAATTATTCCCTTATAAGAAGGataagatatatatttagattATTTAAACAGTTACATAttattacaaataaattGTGCTTTATGAAATAATACGATCCGGATACAAAtttaatacatattatttaaatgcacaaataagaaaaaatatattataaatttacagAAATTTATGCATGATATTCAtggctttatttttttgatagttccgttatatgcataaatatatcaaaaataaGTATACTTACTAATTCGATCCAACTAAATATTCAGTATT contains the following coding sequences:
- a CDS encoding variable surface protein Vir7-like (encoded by transcript PVX_048690A) produces the protein MPEETSDTYYNYDDYIHFKSKFEDQDSVSIDIEIIKRNSVIDTINEHVRDALTHQCHKLKEFLLYIDSNDKNNLTKCCSYINYHLTNKIQGSVYKQKEDTFAHFKKFLQYDPELKSNVCTSQMKYLDDGIYKKMKLLYNLYDSYEVLNYKIDSKNDTHFCTEFNDLFTDYSKIIDAYKISDSKFLFMELKNIKCLIEKNKLMSKRNCEKKISDLTLPKEGDGDFLKPCKEIDEGEQPKNRVSEQVITGVSGQEGTEPLAQHKTDRAPEEITGELAEQGKRLIVNGREELSSEMHPSSSGTYPDVGFQEMRSMEAPPEDSPPTVTSKTIATTASVAAIFVPSYLMYKVNMIMIEKLNFTPTRSLINKLLGRKTNIGYNNIRESDLMDNFPHTEHFNYERNKYNISYRPA